The Plodia interpunctella isolate USDA-ARS_2022_Savannah chromosome 11, ilPloInte3.2, whole genome shotgun sequence genome includes a window with the following:
- the IRSp53 gene encoding brain-specific angiogenesis inhibitor 1-associated protein 2 isoform X2 has translation METEELTKLVDGIYKNILDKFNPGARQMITAGKAYLKALHGAAAASRLYVDAVGKLGRQAQQGTWGGCADIGTALMKVVEVYREIQDQQMNILKAFYVDLLVPLETNLEKDTKVVQSEQKRFLQQHKLRSESYSKAAATIKKQRKKKTNVTKVGSAMDKEMKNMQILEEEKTKLDAFCEQSLKNAMTQERRRYGFVLERQCSLAKHWLAYHAAGAASYNSGLEEWLEVSRTREFLPPNVEAMFVSRMRQVSFWADEEVYASPRAGDDDDRASVGSALRKTRSVDASCLDVRSIGDLGSPAQGLSRAKSDFNLQASLHTGEQDPDARAATRPSSLAPPSCTTREPPLARALYAYAAAGDNQLSFQQGDVLALLGERTKGWQYGENLRTHHAGWFPLAYTEPIANDENPVSSPARWSCAQTPNEGPPPAPVAHAQTTPSTPSVHAHHPPARMFGDTVTAHHVNKGRLGSSSPGLPPTLPAPSPSVLSSSASATFHTSTPAASTTAIKNSTSAASFTTHAVIETRSFGPQTLPMRSQVAQNKAGPPKTVVSAVGAVGNVSLHSSNDSGFSNEPPPQPDVDYSDEEAQRLRVPIRPQQFATVKLRKALTNDRSSPAIE, from the exons ATGGAGACGGAAGAGCTCACGAAACTCGTCGACGGGATATACAAG AATATCCTGGACAAGTTCAACCCGGGCGCTCGACAGATGATCACGGCGGGGAAGGCCTACTTAAAAGCTTTACATG ggGCAGCAGCGGCTTCTCGGCTGTACGTCGACGCGGTGGGCAAGCTGGGCAGACAGGCTCAGCAGGGCACGTGGGGAGGATGTGCCGATATCg gaaCGGCGCTTATGAAAGTAGTCGAAGTTTACAGAGAAATACAAGACCAACAAATGAACATC CTGAAGGCGTTCTACGTGGATTTGCTGGTTCCCTTGGAAACTAATCTGGAAAAAGATACAAAAGTAGTACAG TCGGAACAGAAACGCTTCCTGCAACAACACAAACTGCGCTCAGAGAGCTACAGCAAAGCGGCGGCGACTATCAAAAAACAGAGAAAGAAGAAAACCAATGTCACGAAAGTTGGCTCTGCGATGGACAAGGAAATGAAG AACATGCAAATattagaagaagaaaaaacgaAACTGGACGCGTTCTGCGAACAAAGTTTGAAGAAT GCAATGACCCAAGAGCGTCGCCGCTACGGCTTTGTTCTGGAGCGTCAGTGTTCCCTCGCGAAGCACTGGCTAGCTTACCATGCAGCTGGCGCGGCTTCATACAATAGCGGGTTAGAAGAATGGCTCGAAGTATCCAGGACTAGGGAGTTCCTGCCGCCTAATGTGGAAGCAATGTTTGTCAGCAGGATGAGG CAAGTATCCTTCTGGGCCGATGAAGAAGTATACGCGAGCCCTCGCGCCGGAGACGACGATGACCGAGCATCTGTCGGCTCAGCTCTAAGGAAGACCCGCTCCGTGGACGCTTCCTGCCTGGACGTCAGGTCCATCGGGGACCTGGGGTCTCCCGCCCAGGGACTGTCCAGGGCTAAATCCGATTTCAATCTGCAAGCTAGCTTGCATACTGGAGAACAAG atCCTGATGCCCGTGCAGCGACCCGTCCATCTTCCCTCGCCCCGCCATCTTGCACCACTCGCGAGCCGCCTTTGGCCAGGGCTCTCTATGCATATGCAGCAGCCGGCGACAACCAGCTTAGTTTCCAACAGGGAGACGTTTTGGCTCTCCTAGGAGAGAGAACCAAGGGGTGGCAGTATGGAGAAAATTTGCGCACCCATCACGCTGGATGGTTCCCTCTGGCTTACACTGAACCGATTGCTAATGATGAAAATCC GGTCAGTTCACCAGCGCGTTGGAGTTGTGCCCAGACCCCGAACGAAGGACCGCCGCCAGCACCGGTGGCCCACGCGCAGACCACGCCGAGCACTCCGTCGGTGCACGCACATCATCCACCAGCTCGAATGTTCGGAGACACGGTCACTGCACACCATGTCAATAAA GGCCGCCTGGGTAGCAGTTCTCCAGGGCTACCACCAACACTGCCAGCACCGTCGCCAAGCGTGCTTAGCTCCTCAGCCAGCGCCACCTTCCACACGTCAACTCCAGCTGCTAGCACTACTGCCATCAAAAACTCCACCTCTGCTGCCAGCTTCACCACCCATGCAGTCATCGAAACTAGAAGCTTCGGACCGCAAACTTTACCGATGCGTTCacag GTTGCTCAAAATAAAGCAGGCCCACCTAAAACTGTGGTGTCAGCTGTTGGTGCAGTTGGAAATGTTTCTCTGCACAGCTCCAATGACTCGGGTTTCTCCAACGAGCCCCCGCCTCAGCCCGACGTGGACTACAGTGATGAAGAAGCACAGCGATTGCGAGTGCCTATCAG GCCGCAGCAATTCGCGACGGTGAAACTTCGGAAGGCGCTAACCAACGATCGCTCATCCCCAGCCATCgagtaa
- the IRSp53 gene encoding uncharacterized protein IRSp53 isoform X1 → METEELTKLVDGIYKNILDKFNPGARQMITAGKAYLKALHGAAAASRLYVDAVGKLGRQAQQGTWGGCADIGTALMKVVEVYREIQDQQMNILKAFYVDLLVPLETNLEKDTKVVQSEQKRFLQQHKLRSESYSKAAATIKKQRKKKTNVTKVGSAMDKEMKNMQILEEEKTKLDAFCEQSLKNAMTQERRRYGFVLERQCSLAKHWLAYHAAGAASYNSGLEEWLEVSRTREFLPPNVEAMFVSRMRQVSFWADEEVYASPRAGDDDDRASVGSALRKTRSVDASCLDVRSIGDLGSPAQGLSRAKSDFNLQASLHTGEQDPDARAATRPSSLAPPSCTTREPPLARALYAYAAAGDNQLSFQQGDVLALLGERTKGWQYGENLRTHHAGWFPLAYTEPIANDENPVSSPARWSCAQTPNEGPPPAPVAHAQTTPSTPSVHAHHPPARMFGDTVTAHHVNKGRLGSSSPGLPPTLPAPSPSVLSSSASATFHTSTPAASTTAIKNSTSAASFTTHAVIETRSFGPQTLPMRSQVAQNKAGPPKTVVSAVGAVGNVSLHSSNDSGFSNEPPPQPDVDYSDEEAQRLRVPISKSAQSMNDHKAYLLKTQSLKRGPKPTNVNGYLTDDQQLMLRNMLDMDQDSQKVKRTKSFWKFGRTTSEEIMEGMSLWQHRDIVDTHPEFKKKLFVKMKKELRPAPDVPDIKKQPSPEKTIQNQNVQTRPKETIDRKELKMNGIRQAKSLGSIQNGEQTEKERKTNENYRQNQAMKKKSTSEKSIAEEKHEEFIPRNESRHSDLTNTSTIKTNFENSFYNDENGDGFVMKTVKRREILQRYDNDSTSDANSVASSTDPYDCIIVDDHMTSKKQQELDRRRQAQLLNEDVKIRKENAYMPEFEEIEVTPIKPHIRTTLSPEQVAKSPSHDRSPPKTMEFKTFKDNSKDIKTFSASSETLKYKDNDPQTDRYGIPTERNNNEIRNEDKYNGHDEGTLKYKKRSSKEEKMRQQAFDNVKNHKKDYPQAETRSPKKARRPYENREPRIDYSLDRRHMRKDRADPRARNRSYDDSSLPYNGRRDERYYESNISYFSDQERRVSRYDYETDSKKAEKSKIRQEEARLEARRFIDRRSEGPYSESDDQKYNEAMKQQRPQLLPRTKLLKRTADGNELPEDGHTFGPWYDLWGRETAVYK, encoded by the exons ATGGAGACGGAAGAGCTCACGAAACTCGTCGACGGGATATACAAG AATATCCTGGACAAGTTCAACCCGGGCGCTCGACAGATGATCACGGCGGGGAAGGCCTACTTAAAAGCTTTACATG ggGCAGCAGCGGCTTCTCGGCTGTACGTCGACGCGGTGGGCAAGCTGGGCAGACAGGCTCAGCAGGGCACGTGGGGAGGATGTGCCGATATCg gaaCGGCGCTTATGAAAGTAGTCGAAGTTTACAGAGAAATACAAGACCAACAAATGAACATC CTGAAGGCGTTCTACGTGGATTTGCTGGTTCCCTTGGAAACTAATCTGGAAAAAGATACAAAAGTAGTACAG TCGGAACAGAAACGCTTCCTGCAACAACACAAACTGCGCTCAGAGAGCTACAGCAAAGCGGCGGCGACTATCAAAAAACAGAGAAAGAAGAAAACCAATGTCACGAAAGTTGGCTCTGCGATGGACAAGGAAATGAAG AACATGCAAATattagaagaagaaaaaacgaAACTGGACGCGTTCTGCGAACAAAGTTTGAAGAAT GCAATGACCCAAGAGCGTCGCCGCTACGGCTTTGTTCTGGAGCGTCAGTGTTCCCTCGCGAAGCACTGGCTAGCTTACCATGCAGCTGGCGCGGCTTCATACAATAGCGGGTTAGAAGAATGGCTCGAAGTATCCAGGACTAGGGAGTTCCTGCCGCCTAATGTGGAAGCAATGTTTGTCAGCAGGATGAGG CAAGTATCCTTCTGGGCCGATGAAGAAGTATACGCGAGCCCTCGCGCCGGAGACGACGATGACCGAGCATCTGTCGGCTCAGCTCTAAGGAAGACCCGCTCCGTGGACGCTTCCTGCCTGGACGTCAGGTCCATCGGGGACCTGGGGTCTCCCGCCCAGGGACTGTCCAGGGCTAAATCCGATTTCAATCTGCAAGCTAGCTTGCATACTGGAGAACAAG atCCTGATGCCCGTGCAGCGACCCGTCCATCTTCCCTCGCCCCGCCATCTTGCACCACTCGCGAGCCGCCTTTGGCCAGGGCTCTCTATGCATATGCAGCAGCCGGCGACAACCAGCTTAGTTTCCAACAGGGAGACGTTTTGGCTCTCCTAGGAGAGAGAACCAAGGGGTGGCAGTATGGAGAAAATTTGCGCACCCATCACGCTGGATGGTTCCCTCTGGCTTACACTGAACCGATTGCTAATGATGAAAATCC GGTCAGTTCACCAGCGCGTTGGAGTTGTGCCCAGACCCCGAACGAAGGACCGCCGCCAGCACCGGTGGCCCACGCGCAGACCACGCCGAGCACTCCGTCGGTGCACGCACATCATCCACCAGCTCGAATGTTCGGAGACACGGTCACTGCACACCATGTCAATAAA GGCCGCCTGGGTAGCAGTTCTCCAGGGCTACCACCAACACTGCCAGCACCGTCGCCAAGCGTGCTTAGCTCCTCAGCCAGCGCCACCTTCCACACGTCAACTCCAGCTGCTAGCACTACTGCCATCAAAAACTCCACCTCTGCTGCCAGCTTCACCACCCATGCAGTCATCGAAACTAGAAGCTTCGGACCGCAAACTTTACCGATGCGTTCacag GTTGCTCAAAATAAAGCAGGCCCACCTAAAACTGTGGTGTCAGCTGTTGGTGCAGTTGGAAATGTTTCTCTGCACAGCTCCAATGACTCGGGTTTCTCCAACGAGCCCCCGCCTCAGCCCGACGTGGACTACAGTGATGAAGAAGCACAGCGATTGCGAGTGCCTATCAG TAAATCTGCTCAGTCTATGAACGACCATAAAGCCTACTTACTAAAAACTCAAAGCTTGAAACGGGGCCCAAAACCAACCAATGTCAATGGATATCTGACCGATGATCAACAATTGATGCTCCGTAATATGCTCGATATGGACCAAGATTCTCAAAAGGTGAAAAGAACAAAATCGTTCTGGAAATTTGGACGTACAACTTCTGAAGAAATAATGGAGGGCATGTCTCTTTGGCAGCATCGCGATATTGTTGATACTCATCCAGAATTCaagaaaaaactttttgtcAAAATGAAGAAAGAACTACGTCCCGCACCAGATGTGCCCGACATCAAGAAACAACCAAGTCCTGAAAAGacaatacaaaatcaaaatgttcAAACACGCCCCAAAGAAACGATTGATAGGAAAGAATTAAAGATGAATGGCATACGTCAAGCTAAAAGTTTAGGATCGATACAGAATGGtgaacaaacagaaaaagaaagaaaaacaaatgaaaattatcGACAGAATCAGGCCATGAAAAAGAAGAGTACGTCAGAAAAATCCATTGCTGAAGAAAAACACGAAGAATTTATTCCAAGAAATGAATCAAGACATTCCGATTTGACAAATACGAGCACAATAAAAACCAATTTCGAAAACAGCTTTTACAATGATGAAAATGGAGATGGATTTGTCATGAAAACCGTTAAACGCAGAGAAATATTACAGAGATACGATAATGACAGCACCTCTGATGCCAACTCTGTTGCATCGAGTACAGATCCGTATGACTGTATCATAGTAGATGATCACATGACATCTAAAAAGCAACAAGAGCTTGACCGACGTCGTCAAGCCCAATTGCTTAATGAGGATGTAAAAATTCGCAAGGAAAATGCTTACATGCCAGAGTTTGAGGAAATTGAAGTAACGCCAATCAAACCACACATTCGTACTACGTTGTCACCTGAACAAGTTGCAAAGAGTCCATCCCATGATCGTTCTCCACCTAAAACAATGGAATTCAAAACATTCAAGGACAATTCGAAagacataaaaacattttcagcCTCATCTGAAACTCTGAAGTACAAAGATAATGACCCTCAAACCGACCGGTATGGAATACCTACCGAACGCAATAATAACGAAATACGAAATGAAGACAAATACAATGGACACGATGAGggaacattaaaatataagaaacgATCAAGCAAAGAAGAGAAAATGAGGCAACAAGCTTTTGATAATGTAAAGAACCACAAAAAAGACTATCCGCAAGCTGAAACAAGAAGTCCAAAGAAAGCTAGAAGACCTTATGAAAATAGAGAGCCACGGATTGACTATTCTTTGGATAGACGCCATATGAGAAAAGATAGAGCAGATCCTCGAGCTAGAAATAGGAGTTATGATGACAGCTCATTGCCATATAATGGTCGTAGAGACGAGAGATACTACGAGTCTAATATATCTTACTTTAGCGACCAGGAAAGACGAGTTTCTCGTTATGACTATGAAACAGATTCAAAAAAAGctgaaaaatcaaaaataaggCAAGAAGAAGCAAGGTTGGAAGCCAGGCGTTTCATAGACCGGCGAAGTGAGGGGCCGTACAGTGAATCAGATGACCAGAAGTACAACGAAGCCATGAAACAACAAAGGCCACAATTGTTACCCCGTACTAAGCTCTTGAAGAGAACAGCCGATGGAAACGAGTTGCCTGAAGACGGTCACACCTTTGGACCGTGGTATGATTTGTGGGGTCGAGAAACTGCTGTCTACAAATAG